One segment of Leptospiraceae bacterium DNA contains the following:
- the recN gene encoding DNA repair protein RecN, giving the protein MLKLIKIKDFALIESLELELESGMASITGETGVGKSLILDAISSLMGSKCNTMNIRSGSKKYQLEAIFDISKNPKANEWLSEKGIESDGTEVYLKKELFTDGKSRIQIGASLAPAQFLREFGVLLSEVHRQNDQLYLLEKSMQMEYLDTYAGLTTLKTEVSERFKTYQTLKNRISEIDKSSEEKNRRVDLLKYQITEIKAAKLEEGEEEELLKDEHLLIHGEKAMENYNLIAELLSEGEDNILKSFSRILNSSDKIETFNKDFSVTRTEFYEIYDRLKDLSHTIIDEKDEIFFSSDRLAVVQKRLDEINKLKRKYGKDISEILKFLQKAEIELETLEISSEEVQSLQTELNSVRDKLTSLAVKLSHLRRESILKLESDLQKEFQLLGMKDAKLQIVMRWEQTIDGEITESGRKYMIGENGLDQIDFYFSANQGEKPRPLRKIISGGEMSRVMLALKAILGNSAESRLLVFDEIDAGIGGEVAYRVADKLKSISTKNQVLLITHLQQIAAASDCHIKVEKDIANGRTFTTARKISKSERANELAKMIAGEHITKGALDHARELLKKAV; this is encoded by the coding sequence ATGTTAAAGCTTATCAAAATTAAAGATTTTGCCCTTATAGAATCTTTGGAACTTGAATTGGAGTCTGGAATGGCTTCTATTACAGGAGAGACAGGCGTAGGTAAATCACTGATTCTAGATGCAATTTCTAGCCTTATGGGCAGTAAATGTAATACTATGAATATCCGCTCTGGATCTAAGAAATATCAATTGGAAGCCATTTTTGATATTTCGAAAAATCCAAAAGCGAACGAGTGGTTATCGGAGAAAGGAATCGAGAGCGATGGTACAGAAGTTTATCTCAAAAAGGAACTTTTTACAGATGGAAAATCTCGTATCCAAATCGGTGCTTCTCTTGCTCCCGCTCAATTTTTACGCGAATTCGGGGTACTTCTTTCGGAGGTGCACCGTCAGAACGATCAGTTGTATCTACTCGAAAAGTCTATGCAAATGGAATACCTCGACACATACGCTGGTTTAACCACACTCAAAACCGAAGTCTCCGAACGATTCAAAACCTACCAAACTCTAAAGAATCGCATATCTGAAATTGACAAATCCAGCGAAGAAAAAAATCGGCGAGTCGATTTATTAAAATACCAAATCACCGAAATTAAAGCCGCAAAATTAGAAGAAGGCGAAGAAGAGGAACTTCTAAAGGACGAACATCTTCTCATTCATGGAGAAAAGGCAATGGAAAATTATAATTTGATTGCCGAACTTTTGAGTGAAGGAGAGGATAATATCCTGAAATCGTTCTCTCGTATTTTAAATTCTTCTGACAAAATTGAGACTTTCAACAAAGACTTTAGTGTTACCCGCACGGAATTCTACGAAATTTACGATCGATTAAAAGACTTGTCTCATACCATAATCGACGAAAAAGATGAAATCTTTTTTTCTAGTGACAGACTTGCTGTTGTGCAAAAACGTCTAGACGAAATCAACAAACTCAAACGAAAATACGGAAAAGATATTTCGGAAATTTTAAAATTTCTCCAGAAAGCAGAAATAGAATTAGAGACATTGGAAATCAGTTCAGAAGAAGTCCAGTCTTTACAGACAGAGTTAAATTCTGTCCGTGATAAATTGACTTCTCTAGCCGTAAAATTATCTCATTTAAGACGGGAATCTATTTTAAAATTAGAGTCCGATCTTCAAAAGGAATTTCAACTTTTGGGAATGAAGGATGCGAAGTTACAGATTGTTATGCGCTGGGAGCAAACAATTGACGGAGAAATTACAGAGTCTGGTCGCAAATACATGATTGGAGAAAATGGACTTGATCAAATTGACTTTTACTTTTCTGCGAACCAAGGAGAAAAGCCGCGACCACTTCGTAAAATTATTTCGGGAGGAGAAATGTCTCGTGTCATGCTCGCTCTCAAAGCAATTCTAGGAAATTCTGCCGAATCGCGCCTACTTGTATTCGATGAAATCGATGCGGGGATTGGGGGCGAAGTTGCTTACCGTGTGGCGGATAAACTCAAATCTATCTCGACCAAAAATCAAGTTTTACTTATCACTCATTTACAACAAATCGCCGCCGCTAGTGACTGCCATATTAAAGTAGAAAAAGACATTGCAAATGGTCGAACGTTTACTACAGCGAGAAAGATTTCAAAATCGGAGAGAGCCAACGAACTCGCAAAAATGATTGCTGGAGAGCATATTACAAAAGGAGCACTCGACCACGCAAGAGAGCTGTTGAAAAAAGCGGTTTAG
- a CDS encoding SpoIIE family protein phosphatase — translation MNRKEITPDRIFQITSIMNSSENLQTLLDTIMVTIKEALQTEGCSLLLYNKEEDCLVFHTSKGEKSDLLPSMKVPRGKGIAGIVLESLTPMIVNDALTDTRIYREIDQTVGFNTLNLICVPMIAQGEIQGVIEAVNTIDRDFFDERDVELLENLSDMAAIAIRNRILMDDLQEKFNEINCLLKVSEALRSIPSLEQFLEIAFHSALDLIQVERFSFAYKSRKSGNWKLVKSYGFSLNSESSYIDAENGVIGHIIKTGKPLLVFNTDDTDLQFLHPENYKSKSFISIPIFLNSEIIGILSVSDKKSKKAFNKSDLNLLLIISNHIVDAYKSLLAKEKEKELEAINRDLQIASKIQMYSLPVIPSRVNILEVETLYLASREIGGDFYDLIYHSDNEISTLIADVSGKGISAALFMEFSKTILASEVSRLSSPSQSLQNANRIIKEKFNFMMLVEVMLIRIFVNEKKILFSSAGHNRQFYFKKSIGKVQLLSGKGIPLGTRMDHFEISEHVIHYNTGDLLVLYTDGITETMNRNKEMFGEERFIDLIENNANKPLVELKTIIKDATDRFRGRIDMLEDDYTLMLIRLN, via the coding sequence ATGAATAGGAAAGAAATTACTCCTGATAGAATTTTTCAAATTACTTCTATCATGAATTCCTCTGAGAACCTTCAAACGCTTTTGGATACAATCATGGTCACGATTAAAGAAGCCTTACAAACAGAAGGTTGCTCACTCTTATTATACAATAAAGAAGAAGACTGTTTAGTATTTCATACGAGTAAAGGCGAAAAAAGTGATTTACTTCCCTCAATGAAAGTTCCAAGAGGCAAAGGAATCGCAGGCATAGTTTTAGAGTCTCTTACTCCGATGATTGTAAATGATGCACTCACTGATACTAGAATCTATCGTGAAATTGATCAAACAGTCGGATTTAATACGCTAAACTTAATTTGTGTTCCTATGATCGCACAGGGAGAGATTCAAGGAGTTATTGAGGCAGTTAATACGATTGATCGAGATTTTTTTGATGAAAGAGATGTTGAACTTTTAGAAAACTTATCAGATATGGCCGCCATAGCCATTCGAAATCGAATATTAATGGATGATTTACAGGAAAAATTCAATGAAATTAATTGTCTCTTAAAAGTTAGTGAAGCCCTGAGAAGTATCCCAAGTTTGGAACAATTTTTAGAGATTGCCTTTCATTCTGCGCTTGACTTAATTCAAGTAGAGAGATTTTCTTTTGCTTACAAAAGTAGAAAATCTGGAAATTGGAAACTCGTAAAGAGTTACGGTTTTAGTTTAAACTCTGAATCTTCTTATATAGATGCAGAAAATGGCGTAATAGGTCATATAATCAAAACAGGCAAACCGTTATTGGTATTCAATACAGACGATACAGACTTGCAGTTTTTACATCCGGAAAATTATAAAAGCAAATCATTCATATCCATTCCAATTTTTTTAAACTCTGAAATTATTGGAATATTGAGTGTATCTGATAAAAAAAGTAAAAAAGCATTTAATAAATCTGATTTAAATTTACTTTTGATTATCTCCAATCATATTGTGGATGCTTACAAATCTTTACTTGCAAAAGAAAAAGAAAAGGAATTAGAAGCAATTAACCGCGATTTACAAATTGCATCAAAAATACAAATGTATTCGTTACCCGTTATTCCTTCTAGAGTTAATATTTTAGAAGTAGAGACTCTGTACTTGGCTTCTAGAGAAATTGGTGGAGATTTTTATGATTTGATTTATCATTCTGATAATGAAATTTCTACGTTAATTGCTGATGTTTCTGGAAAAGGAATTTCGGCGGCTCTATTTATGGAATTTTCTAAAACTATTTTAGCTAGCGAGGTATCACGATTATCCTCACCTTCCCAAAGTCTACAAAATGCAAATAGAATAATTAAAGAAAAGTTTAATTTTATGATGTTAGTGGAAGTTATGTTGATTAGAATTTTTGTAAATGAAAAGAAAATTCTATTTTCTAGTGCAGGTCATAATCGTCAATTTTACTTTAAAAAATCTATAGGAAAAGTACAACTTCTTTCTGGAAAAGGAATTCCTCTCGGAACTAGAATGGATCATTTCGAAATCTCAGAACATGTGATTCATTATAATACAGGAGATTTATTAGTTCTATATACAGATGGTATTACGGAAACCATGAATCGCAATAAGGAAATGTTTGGAGAAGAAAGATTTATAGATCTGATAGAGAATAATGCAAATAAGCCACTTGTTGAACTAAAAACGATAATCAAAGATGCCACCGACCGTTTTCGCGGAAGAATAGATATGTTAGAGGATGATTACACTCTAATGTTAATTCGCTTAAATTAG
- a CDS encoding helix-turn-helix transcriptional regulator, which translates to MPEQTFLSFPVLFTFAVPHAIFTVLFLLSKEDSKIHDILASIWIILLTLPIIQRFLLMQFEPFRIGIFFNSIVYPLTYGPMGYLYVKSLVEKNQNFSKYYLLHFLPILVFVIILSILPKSFHPNHPHHHPPIFLNSSDKPDFLLTAFIIDGCNLISMFTYSILILQILKKHDNTVENYFSTITSRQNLNWMKWVIWIFIILFTWNSVSPAIFKFIFHNLEIKWVHPFEFKLIHSSIFIFFSYLLSFFTIRQSTIYQSKPFEIPQPKLEQTKEEKYIRSGLKDEDSKKIVNTLLDYMEKTKPYLKEDLRIRDIADELKINLNYLSQTLNEEIQKNFYQFVNEYRIKEVQKRLEDPKYKNYPLMRIALDCGFNSKSSFNSTFRRFTNISPTEYRKSILEKLES; encoded by the coding sequence ATGCCTGAGCAAACCTTTTTAAGTTTTCCCGTATTATTTACTTTCGCAGTCCCACACGCAATTTTCACAGTATTATTTTTGCTAAGCAAAGAAGATTCAAAGATACATGATATTCTTGCTTCTATTTGGATTATTCTCTTGACTTTGCCTATCATACAGAGATTTCTACTAATGCAATTTGAACCATTCAGAATAGGAATTTTTTTCAATAGCATTGTATATCCGCTAACCTATGGACCGATGGGATATTTATATGTAAAAAGTCTCGTTGAAAAAAATCAAAATTTTTCAAAATACTATTTACTGCATTTTCTACCAATACTTGTATTTGTCATTATCCTCAGTATTCTTCCAAAGAGTTTTCATCCGAATCATCCACATCACCATCCTCCTATTTTTTTAAACTCTTCAGATAAACCCGATTTTTTATTAACTGCGTTTATTATTGATGGTTGTAATTTAATTTCTATGTTTACATACAGTATATTAATATTACAAATTCTAAAAAAACATGACAATACGGTTGAAAATTATTTTTCAACAATTACTTCCAGACAAAATCTAAATTGGATGAAATGGGTAATATGGATTTTCATAATTCTATTCACTTGGAACAGCGTATCACCTGCAATTTTTAAATTTATTTTTCATAACTTAGAAATTAAATGGGTTCACCCATTCGAATTCAAACTAATACATTCGAGTATATTTATTTTTTTTAGTTATCTCCTAAGTTTTTTTACAATTCGGCAAAGTACGATTTACCAATCGAAACCTTTTGAAATACCGCAGCCTAAATTAGAACAAACTAAAGAAGAAAAATATATTCGCTCTGGTTTGAAAGACGAAGATTCTAAAAAAATAGTTAATACTTTACTAGATTATATGGAAAAAACAAAACCCTATTTAAAAGAAGATTTAAGAATTCGAGACATTGCAGATGAATTAAAAATTAATTTAAATTACTTAAGTCAGACATTAAATGAAGAGATTCAAAAAAATTTTTATCAATTTGTAAATGAGTATAGAATAAAAGAAGTTCAGAAACGACTAGAAGACCCAAAGTATAAAAACTATCCATTAATGCGAATTGCGTTGGATTGTGGATTTAATTCAAAATCTTCTTTTAACTCTACGTTTCGGCGTTTTACAAATATTAGCCCTACTGAATACAGAAAAAGTATTTTAGAAAAATTAGAGTCTTAA
- the obgE gene encoding GTPase ObgE: MSKFIDEVVIQLKAGDGGPGAISFRHEKFAEFGGPDGGDGGKGGDLYLISDLAVQTLDKYIPLKVYKAKSGVHGGARNSSGANGEDLYLKVPVGTQVIDEESDDILYDFVKENDSYCVLRGGRGGKGNAFFKSSTHQTPRFAQPGEEGDLRKIRLSLKLLADIGIVGLPNAGKSTLLSKITHAHPKIAGYAFTTLIPNLGVVIREDERRYTIADIPGIIEGASKGHGLGLSFLKHIERVKGIIYLFDGSSVDIEAEFKMLQTELKSYNKALIKKPSIIVLNKIDVWNDEKFTKELVKRYAKLGEVIPISAQNEINLELLLKKIDSSLINKVSKPKKPRAKKKV; encoded by the coding sequence ATGTCAAAATTCATAGATGAAGTAGTAATACAATTAAAAGCAGGTGATGGTGGACCTGGTGCCATTTCCTTTCGGCATGAAAAATTTGCCGAATTCGGTGGACCAGATGGCGGGGATGGTGGAAAGGGCGGTGACTTATATTTAATTTCTGACTTAGCAGTACAAACGTTAGATAAATACATTCCATTAAAAGTATACAAAGCAAAAAGCGGAGTTCACGGTGGCGCACGAAATTCTTCTGGAGCAAATGGAGAAGATTTATATTTAAAAGTCCCAGTTGGAACCCAAGTGATCGATGAAGAATCAGATGATATATTATATGACTTTGTAAAGGAAAATGATTCCTACTGTGTATTAAGAGGCGGCAGAGGCGGAAAGGGAAATGCATTTTTTAAGTCATCCACTCACCAGACACCTAGATTCGCTCAACCTGGTGAAGAAGGTGATTTACGCAAAATACGTCTTAGTCTCAAATTACTAGCAGATATTGGGATTGTAGGATTGCCAAATGCTGGAAAATCTACACTTCTAAGTAAAATCACTCATGCCCATCCAAAAATTGCCGGTTATGCATTTACAACACTCATTCCTAATTTGGGTGTAGTTATCAGGGAAGACGAGAGACGTTATACGATAGCTGATATTCCTGGAATTATCGAAGGAGCAAGCAAAGGACACGGTCTTGGTCTTTCATTTCTAAAACATATTGAACGTGTCAAGGGTATTATTTATTTATTTGATGGATCGAGTGTAGATATTGAAGCAGAGTTTAAGATGCTTCAGACAGAACTTAAAAGTTATAACAAAGCTCTAATTAAAAAGCCAAGTATTATTGTACTAAATAAAATAGATGTTTGGAACGATGAAAAATTTACGAAAGAACTGGTAAAAAGATATGCAAAATTAGGAGAAGTAATTCCAATTTCAGCACAAAATGAAATTAATCTCGAATTATTATTAAAAAAAATCGATAGTTCCTTAATCAATAAAGTATCTAAACCGAAAAAACCTAGAGCAAAAAAGAAAGTTTAG
- the proB gene encoding glutamate 5-kinase — MKRSDFNVYIKNAKRIVIKVGSARVSGDEKAMNDFLYNLVGDIRQLFDDKKEIILVSSGAVAQGKKIMSDHAGQVFDKKTIIERQALAAIGQSRLMSLYEGFFSRVNIPISQILFGMLDVKESIGAENLRNTFNQLIKWKILPIVNENDSIAIEELKLGDNDILSALVTLIMQADLLIILTGVNGFNRAGKDVNFMTDVTDNDMYYAKGPEGPGTGGMNTKLKAGKLLLNANIPTAIINGREKQILFKLIDQNKTGTLIANGKKPKKMSIEAIQKLF, encoded by the coding sequence ATGAAAAGAAGTGATTTTAATGTTTATATAAAGAACGCAAAACGAATTGTAATTAAAGTTGGCTCTGCGAGGGTTTCGGGCGACGAAAAAGCAATGAATGACTTTTTGTATAACCTAGTCGGAGATATACGACAGTTATTCGATGATAAAAAAGAAATCATTCTTGTTTCGAGCGGAGCAGTTGCTCAGGGTAAGAAAATAATGTCCGATCATGCAGGTCAAGTTTTTGATAAAAAAACTATTATCGAAAGGCAGGCATTAGCTGCAATCGGGCAGAGTAGGTTAATGAGTTTATACGAAGGATTTTTTTCTCGAGTAAACATTCCAATTTCTCAAATTCTTTTCGGTATGTTAGATGTCAAAGAATCAATTGGTGCGGAAAACTTGCGTAATACCTTCAATCAATTGATAAAATGGAAAATATTGCCGATTGTAAATGAAAATGATTCCATAGCTATAGAAGAATTAAAGTTAGGGGATAATGATATATTATCCGCACTTGTTACCTTAATAATGCAAGCTGATTTACTTATTATTTTGACGGGAGTAAATGGATTTAACCGAGCCGGAAAAGATGTTAATTTCATGACTGATGTTACGGACAATGACATGTATTACGCGAAAGGTCCGGAAGGTCCTGGGACTGGCGGGATGAATACGAAACTAAAAGCCGGCAAGTTACTATTAAACGCTAATATTCCTACTGCAATTATCAACGGTAGAGAAAAACAAATACTTTTTAAATTAATCGACCAAAATAAAACTGGTACGTTGATTGCTAATGGGAAAAAACCAAAAAAAATGAGTATAGAAGCAATACAAAAACTGTTCTAA
- a CDS encoding PrsW family intramembrane metalloprotease, whose translation MDAVIILLSVLVSGAVWLRFLYQYDRIEPEPILVLLRVILIGGLVSTFIAGIINSTFSSVSGIPISASGLSFSNSIILSAFVGLNEEIVKAVVTVLLVRNLKDLDEPIDAVIYATAVGLGFSVFENFQYTQEHGLLNLFLRTGTAMPLHIGLAAIWGYKIAEVKFLNGKNYLDAMKPAVLIAGGLHGLYDFFQFYLSSNIYPLLIAVGFSYFLIRVIREKLDYLATQSPFLKAGTCSHCGTINPIDLKKCKNCGMNLIQEFYKICDDCFAKVPHTEKRCPDCDAEMN comes from the coding sequence ATGGATGCAGTTATAATTCTTCTTTCCGTTCTTGTAAGTGGTGCCGTATGGCTTCGATTTTTATATCAATACGATAGAATTGAGCCAGAACCAATTCTTGTATTGTTACGAGTTATTTTAATTGGAGGACTAGTTAGTACTTTTATTGCAGGCATTATCAATAGTACATTCTCTAGCGTTTCAGGAATTCCAATTTCAGCATCAGGATTAAGTTTTAGTAATAGTATTATTTTATCAGCTTTTGTTGGTCTAAATGAAGAAATTGTCAAAGCAGTAGTGACTGTCTTGCTTGTTAGAAACTTAAAAGATCTAGATGAACCAATTGATGCAGTCATTTATGCTACTGCCGTTGGTTTAGGATTTTCTGTATTTGAAAACTTTCAGTATACACAAGAACATGGCTTGCTAAATTTATTTTTGCGCACTGGAACGGCTATGCCACTCCATATCGGACTAGCCGCAATTTGGGGATATAAAATTGCGGAAGTAAAATTCTTAAATGGAAAAAACTATTTAGATGCAATGAAACCAGCTGTATTGATAGCAGGCGGATTACATGGATTATACGACTTTTTCCAATTTTACCTTTCGAGTAATATTTATCCATTACTAATCGCAGTCGGATTTTCCTATTTTTTAATACGAGTCATTCGAGAAAAACTAGATTACCTAGCAACTCAAAGCCCATTCCTAAAAGCTGGGACTTGCTCGCACTGTGGAACAATTAATCCAATTGACCTAAAAAAATGCAAAAATTGCGGAATGAATTTAATCCAAGAATTCTATAAAATTTGCGATGATTGTTTCGCAAAGGTTCCGCATACTGAGAAACGATGTCCAGACTGTGATGCGGAAATGAATTAG
- a CDS encoding response regulator: MKKSELILLIDDDEINNFINEAILKSIFSGIDIISYTNPLEALSFVSSEYIKSPVPCIAFLDINMPQMNGWEFLEELNQFEDLKEYLTVYMISSSIDLTDKNRSLTYPIVKDFVSKPLSKEFVQSLLKI; this comes from the coding sequence ATGAAAAAGTCTGAATTAATACTACTAATCGATGATGATGAAATAAATAATTTCATTAATGAAGCAATCCTGAAAAGTATATTTTCTGGTATTGATATTATATCCTATACTAACCCTCTCGAAGCATTAAGTTTTGTATCCTCCGAGTATATAAAATCTCCAGTTCCATGTATTGCATTTTTAGATATAAATATGCCTCAGATGAATGGATGGGAATTTTTGGAGGAACTGAACCAATTTGAAGATTTAAAGGAATACTTAACTGTCTATATGATTTCATCCTCCATAGACTTAACGGATAAAAATAGATCCTTAACTTATCCAATAGTAAAAGACTTTGTATCAAAACCACTTTCGAAAGAATTTGTTCAAAGTTTATTAAAAATCTAA
- a CDS encoding D-alanine--D-alanine ligase: protein MLKIALLLGGNSSEHEISLKSSNFIFQTLDRNKYEIKPILVDKKNNWIIPNSYNCQYPDIQSIIKKYPLIEIADEFKKQFLEINPIASKEGISLQHLDCDLVFIGLHGGIGENGILQAFLEMHSIPYTGSGVLASALAMNKERANYLFLATGLNVANFVNINRKEFNLSGEGFLSNFHLDFPVFIKPTNGGSSVGVGKAENIIELSSKLKELFLSEESVLIQENITGTEVSCGVLEKKFRLSFEAFPLHATEIVPSNAFFDYEAKYMLGKSNEITPARISESIMKEIQESSLLAHKILGCKGYSRTDFIIQNGKPYILETNTLPGMTETSLIPQQAKYAGISMPEVFDWLIENALDKPFST, encoded by the coding sequence ATGTTAAAAATTGCACTTTTACTTGGCGGAAATTCTAGTGAACATGAAATTTCACTTAAAAGTTCTAACTTTATTTTTCAAACATTAGATAGGAATAAATATGAAATAAAACCAATTCTAGTTGATAAAAAGAATAATTGGATAATACCGAATAGCTACAATTGTCAGTACCCCGATATTCAATCCATTATAAAAAAATATCCTTTAATAGAAATAGCGGATGAATTCAAAAAACAATTTTTAGAAATAAATCCAATCGCTAGTAAGGAAGGAATTTCTTTACAGCATTTAGATTGTGACCTAGTTTTTATAGGGCTTCATGGTGGAATAGGAGAAAATGGAATTTTACAAGCGTTCCTCGAAATGCATTCCATTCCGTATACAGGTTCCGGAGTATTAGCCTCTGCTTTAGCCATGAATAAAGAGAGAGCAAATTATTTATTTTTGGCAACCGGTTTAAACGTAGCGAACTTTGTAAATATAAATCGGAAAGAATTTAATCTTTCAGGGGAAGGATTTCTATCAAACTTTCATTTAGATTTTCCGGTATTTATTAAACCTACCAATGGTGGTTCAAGCGTTGGAGTTGGAAAAGCAGAAAATATAATAGAGCTGAGTTCAAAATTAAAGGAACTCTTTTTGTCAGAAGAATCCGTTTTAATTCAGGAAAATATAACTGGTACGGAAGTATCTTGTGGTGTATTAGAAAAAAAATTCCGTCTTAGCTTTGAAGCATTTCCTTTACATGCAACAGAGATTGTTCCGAGCAACGCATTTTTTGACTACGAAGCAAAATACATGCTTGGAAAATCAAATGAAATCACACCAGCCAGAATTTCTGAATCCATTATGAAAGAAATCCAAGAGTCTTCTCTACTTGCTCATAAAATTTTAGGTTGTAAAGGATATTCGAGGACAGATTTTATCATACAAAATGGGAAACCTTATATCTTAGAAACAAATACTCTACCAGGTATGACTGAAACTAGCCTTATACCGCAACAAGCTAAATATGCAGGTATTTCCATGCCGGAAGTTTTCGATTGGTTAATTGAAAATGCTCTAGATAAACCTTTTTCAACTTGA
- a CDS encoding protein-glutamate O-methyltransferase CheR, giving the protein MVNIDDKEFNFLKDIIYDKTGISLAPHKKIMLQSRLNIRLRQNQISSFVEYVTKLKTDKFFLQSEIPEIINRITTNKTDFFRENHHFDYLKTTCFPILEEKAKITGRKKIRIWSSASSTGEEPYTLAITVCEYFIGKPGWDIKIYASDIDTNVLEVAQTGTYREERLSPVKAEYKIKYFTMRQTEREKEYTAKQILKDLLIFKKINLLEEPYPIQEKMDIIFCRNVIIYFDKPTQQKIFNQMERLLVDDGILIIGHSETMFGISESFKFLGHTIYQKKSAQNK; this is encoded by the coding sequence ATTGTAAACATCGACGATAAAGAGTTTAACTTTCTAAAAGATATAATCTACGACAAAACGGGTATATCTTTAGCTCCTCATAAAAAGATAATGCTACAATCTAGGCTAAATATTCGGCTTAGGCAAAACCAAATCTCTAGCTTTGTCGAATATGTAACAAAGTTAAAAACTGATAAGTTCTTCTTACAATCTGAAATCCCGGAAATAATAAACCGCATTACTACAAACAAAACTGATTTTTTTAGAGAGAATCATCATTTTGATTATTTAAAAACTACTTGTTTTCCAATATTAGAAGAAAAAGCAAAAATAACAGGCAGAAAAAAAATTCGGATTTGGTCTTCTGCATCTTCGACCGGAGAAGAACCATATACATTAGCGATAACAGTATGCGAGTATTTTATTGGTAAACCAGGTTGGGATATTAAAATTTATGCTTCTGATATTGACACTAACGTTCTAGAAGTTGCTCAAACTGGAACTTATAGAGAAGAAAGATTATCTCCAGTAAAGGCGGAGTATAAAATAAAATATTTCACGATGCGTCAGACAGAAAGGGAAAAAGAATACACTGCGAAACAAATACTAAAAGATCTATTGATATTTAAAAAAATAAACCTATTAGAAGAACCTTACCCTATTCAAGAAAAAATGGATATTATTTTTTGTAGAAATGTTATCATTTACTTTGACAAACCGACCCAACAGAAAATTTTTAATCAAATGGAAAGACTACTAGTTGACGATGGAATTTTAATTATCGGACACTCTGAAACTATGTTCGGAATTTCGGAAAGCTTCAAGTTTTTAGGACACACCATTTACCAAAAAAAATCAGCTCAGAATAAATAA